The Streptomyces sp. BHT-5-2 genomic interval CGCGCTGTCCCCGGCCACCGGACGCGCCCGCACCCTCGGGCCGACCGCCGCCGCCAAGGCCCTGCACGCCCTGCGTCCCCAGTCGCTGATGCCGTGGGACGAGGCGATCGCCGCGCACCTGCACGGCGCCCGCGACCACACCGCGTACGTCGCGCACCAGCGGCTCGGGCGCACCTGGGCCGCCCAGATCCTCCAGGAGGCCGGCCTCGACCCGGACCTCGGCGGCGCGCTGAAGCTCGCCGCCGGCCTCGGCCGCCCGGCCCGCCCCCTCCCCAAGATGCTCGACGACTACTGCTACCTCGCCCTCACCGTCGACGGCGGGAGCACCTCGTAGGACACGAGCCGGCCGGCACCCTGCGCTCCACCGCCGGCCGGCTCCTCACTCACCGAAGGGTTATCACGTGGCTCGCAATGCGCTCAGCGCCGAGTTCCTGGAGACGGTGTCCGAGCCGGTCCCGGTGGACCCGGAGTCGGAACTCCTCAAGATCTTCTACAAGGGTGCCCTGTTGACCCGCCCGTTCTTCCTGGAGGCGGACGAACACCAGCGCCTCGTGGGCGACCTCGACGTGCTGCGCGGGGCGTTGACCAGCCTGCCGGACCGGCTGTTCGGCGGCGACCTCACGGCGTTCGCCCGCGCCCTGGGCATGAACGACGACCAGATCAGCTGCGTGCTGCGCGGCCGCAACACCAGCGTGACCCGACTGAGCCGCGCCGACCTGTACGCGGACGCCTCCGGCTTCCGACTGCTCGAATACAACATGGGCAGCGCCATCGGGGGTTCGGACGCCGTCGACATCGCCCGCGGCCTGCTCAACCACACCGGCCTCAAGGAGTTCGTCGAGAAGCACCGCCTCACCCACGTCGACACCCTCCGGTCCCACGTCGACACCATCCGCATCGAATCGGGTACCGCCCCCGGCAGCCGCCCGGTGGTCGCGCTCACCGACTGGCCCAGCAGCTACGAGTCGCTCGCCCCGTACATGCAGGCCGTCGCCCGGCGCTGGAGCGAGCTGGGCGTCGAGGCACACGCCTGCCACATAGGCGAGTTGACGGCCCGCGACGGCGGCGTCTGGCTGGGCGAGCGCCGCGTCGACATCATCAACCGGCTCTTCATGCTGGAGGACGTGCTGTCCGGCCCGGGGGCGATGGACCTGCTGGATCCCGTCCTGGACGCCGCCGAGCGCGGCGAGGTGAAGCTCTTCACCCCCCTCGACGCCGAACTCTACGGCTGCAAGGCCGCCCTGGCGATGCTCTCCGACGAGGCCAACCGCCCTCTGTTCAGCGCCCACGAGCTGGCGAGCCTGGACCGTATCCTGCCCTGGACCCGGAGCGTGCGGGAGGGCGAGGTGACGCTGGAGGACGGCCGCCGGGTCGACCTCGTCGCCTACGCCGTCGAATCCCGGGACGAGCTGGTGCTGAAGCCGACCCTGGCGCACAGCGGCGAGGGCGTGGTGCTCGGCTGGCAGGAAGGACTCACCGCCGAGCAGTGGGCCGAGCGGGTGCGGGCCGCGGTGGACGGGCCGTTCGTGCTGCAACGGCGCATCCGACCGGTCCCAGAGCCGTGCGCCGACCGGAACGGCGACCTCGTGGAGTGGACCCCGGTGTGGGGGGTGTTCACCACCGCCACGGTCAGCGGCGGAGGCTTCATCCGGGCCACCCGCACCGACTCCGGCGCCGACGTGATCAACCTCGGCGCGGGCGCTTCCATAGGGGCGGTCTTCCACGCCGTCGCCGACGACCGGTGAGGGCACCCGCGTCCCTGGACGCGTACGCCCGGCTGATGGCTCTGCTGGACGGTGCCGGCGCCGGCTACCGGCTCATCGACCACGCCCCCGAGGGACGCACCGAGCTCGCCTCCGCCCTGCGCGGCCACCCGCTCCGGCAGGCGGCGAAATGCCTGGTGATCCGGGTCGGGATGGGCAAGAAGCGCCGACGGTACGTCCTGGCCGTCGTCCCCGGCGACCGCCGGGTGGACCTGGCGCGGGTCCGGGACCTCTACCAGGCCGGCGACGCCGCGTTCGCGGTGCGCGACGTCGCCGAACGGCTCACCGGCAGCGTCAGCGGCTCGATCACGCCGTTCACCTTCGCCGCGGCCATGGACCTCCTGGTGGACCCCGACCTGTTGCGCCACGAGGAGATCTTCTTCAACGCGGCGCGGTTGGACCGCTCGGTGGCCCTCCGCACCGAGGACTACCTGGAACTGGCCGTTCCGCGGATAGCGGCGGTGGCCGGGCCCCTGCCCCTCGCCACCGTCGGCCACCCCGGCTGAGGC includes:
- a CDS encoding YbaK/EbsC family protein — protein: MRAPASLDAYARLMALLDGAGAGYRLIDHAPEGRTELASALRGHPLRQAAKCLVIRVGMGKKRRRYVLAVVPGDRRVDLARVRDLYQAGDAAFAVRDVAERLTGSVSGSITPFTFAAAMDLLVDPDLLRHEEIFFNAARLDRSVALRTEDYLELAVPRIAAVAGPLPLATVGHPG